From a single Sorghum bicolor cultivar BTx623 chromosome 5, Sorghum_bicolor_NCBIv3, whole genome shotgun sequence genomic region:
- the LOC110435812 gene encoding uncharacterized protein LOC110435812: MDLLPLPLQEQVNLDAAKRSNFIKKLHDETRRNIEKKSAQYAKQANKGKKKVTFQPGDLVWLHLRKDRFPQQRKSKLSPRGDGPFKVLKKINDNAYKIELPPEYSNVSPTFNVKDLLPFVGEPESRTTPSQEGEADEDIPSIHSSSNETPLDISGPITRSRAKQLEKEIHSQVNANLMFNNQFMLNDPILLSSCFNVLRNDGGYEPAWDEDGFKPLDI; the protein is encoded by the coding sequence ATGGATCTTTTGCCTTTACCATTACAGGAACAAGTTAACTTGGATGCAGCGAAGAGATCCAACTTTATCAAGAAGCTACATGATGAGACAAGAAGAAATATTGAGAAGAAATCAGCACAATATGCAAAGCAAGCGAACAAAGGTAAGAAGAAGGTTACATTTCAGCCCGGTGACCTCGTGTGGTTGCATCTACGCAAGGATCGATTTCCCCAACAACGTAAGAGTAAGTTATCACCTAGAGGTGATGGTCCATTCAAGGTTCTAAAAAAGATAAATGATAATGCATACAAAATTGAGCTGCCACCTGAATATTCCAATGTTAGTCCAACATTCAATGTCAAAGACTTGCTTCCATTTGTTGGTGAgcctgagtcgaggacgactccttctcAAGAGGGGGAGGCTGATGAGGATATCCCTAGCATTCATTCATCTTCAAATGAAACTCCACTTGATATAAGTGGTCCAATTACAAGAAGTAGAGCTAAACAATTGGAGAAGGAAATTCATTCTCAGGTGAACGCTAACCTTATGTTTaataatcagtttatgttgaatgatcctatacttttgagttcttgtttcaatgtccttaggaatgatggagggtatgaaccagcatgggatgaagatggattcaagcctttggacatctga